One Chitinispirillum alkaliphilum genomic region harbors:
- a CDS encoding Capsule biosynthesis protein capA, whose product MFFSSDRENREVEFEYYPLERLIRRAHDLLDAGDDIIIGHHPHIINTVERYRTADGRSGVIFYSLGNITAWALKLQI is encoded by the coding sequence GTGTTTTTCAGTTCAGATCGTGAGAATCGGGAGGTTGAATTTGAGTATTATCCCCTGGAGCGGCTGATCAGAAGAGCTCATGATCTGCTTGATGCCGGTGATGATATCATTATAGGGCATCATCCCCATATTATTAACACTGTTGAACGGTATAGAACAGCTGATGGGCGTAGTGGAGTTATATTTTATTCACTGGGCAACATAACAGCCTGGGCATTGAAGCTACAGATTTAG
- a CDS encoding Branched-chain amino acid ABC transporter, amino acid-binding protein, translating to MKNFVLLLLFCSVFSLRASDGSAVFESAMEYYKNQQYGSTVNVIRDHLREHGRDPEAERLVPLIIEAYIRTEEYGPVENLVSMYSKRFQQSSFLPRLYYLDGVASSRQNEFRKGIQSFSKALKLGVNRELDSLIMVTTGKIAANSMGMNELTELASDETLHPRILETIRFYTVTKQHSAGYHARAEKNATNFLKLYPRSDYAPQIRQIAHRPASSDRGVVDVAVLAPLSGEADFFGKKMVQGIQTAFDNHNRNSSRQLRIVTYDTEGNMVTTAHRSREILQRGNQRVVIGPVLSDNAVVSASLFSGNNILMVTPTASEQGLAGLGDNIFQMNITFGTLGQSIARYAVENLNIREFAVISPNSQYGRLTTDHFLNELRNYNDVSVVHVEYFEEGIHDFAEQIRNLRRALIRRRLDTMAAEEGLVRTVGSNRRLREENFADSTLSIGGIFMPIESEDVVMLAPQLVFHRLRTQMLGSSGWHNKLVTDEARQYVNDAVLSTAFQINEESSEWKSFERAYKRRYNEEPNRVSAMGFDAAQLVIRAVNESGGNFNRLKNSLSNITNFQGLAGTVSFNSECGANQEAVIMRIVEDGFIRVY from the coding sequence ATGAAAAACTTTGTACTATTATTGTTGTTCTGTTCTGTGTTCTCTCTTCGGGCTTCTGATGGCTCTGCAGTGTTTGAAAGTGCTATGGAGTATTACAAAAATCAGCAATATGGATCAACTGTAAATGTTATCCGTGACCACTTGCGTGAACATGGCAGAGACCCTGAAGCTGAAAGGTTGGTTCCTCTCATAATCGAGGCCTACATCAGAACTGAGGAATATGGACCGGTTGAAAATCTGGTCAGTATGTACTCAAAAAGATTCCAACAGTCATCTTTTCTCCCCAGACTCTATTATCTTGACGGGGTTGCGTCTTCCCGACAGAATGAGTTCAGAAAAGGTATTCAATCTTTCTCAAAAGCCCTGAAGCTGGGTGTGAACCGTGAACTTGACTCTCTGATAATGGTGACCACAGGGAAAATCGCTGCAAACAGTATGGGCATGAATGAGCTTACAGAGCTTGCTTCCGATGAAACTCTTCATCCACGAATTCTCGAAACTATACGGTTTTATACTGTAACAAAACAGCATTCAGCCGGATATCACGCACGGGCAGAAAAAAATGCCACCAATTTTCTAAAACTCTACCCCCGTTCAGATTATGCACCGCAGATCAGGCAAATTGCCCACAGACCTGCATCTTCAGACAGGGGAGTAGTAGATGTAGCAGTTCTTGCACCTCTATCCGGTGAAGCTGATTTTTTCGGAAAAAAAATGGTACAGGGAATACAGACTGCATTTGATAACCACAACAGAAACTCCTCTCGTCAATTACGGATTGTAACTTATGATACAGAGGGCAATATGGTTACAACTGCGCATAGGTCAAGAGAGATTCTTCAGAGAGGAAATCAAAGAGTGGTGATAGGACCTGTGCTTAGTGATAATGCGGTTGTCAGTGCTTCTTTGTTTTCTGGAAACAATATTCTGATGGTTACCCCGACTGCAAGTGAGCAGGGGTTAGCCGGACTTGGGGATAACATCTTTCAGATGAATATCACTTTTGGTACTCTCGGACAGAGTATTGCCCGCTATGCTGTTGAAAACCTCAATATCCGTGAATTTGCTGTCATATCACCAAATTCTCAATATGGAAGATTAACAACAGACCATTTTCTAAACGAACTTAGAAACTACAATGATGTCAGTGTTGTACATGTGGAATATTTTGAAGAGGGTATTCATGATTTCGCTGAACAGATAAGAAATCTCCGCAGGGCTTTGATCAGGCGCCGTCTTGATACCATGGCTGCTGAAGAGGGTCTGGTGAGAACTGTTGGTTCAAACCGGCGACTGAGGGAAGAGAACTTCGCCGATTCCACACTTTCAATCGGTGGAATATTTATGCCTATTGAATCTGAGGACGTGGTGATGCTTGCCCCGCAGTTGGTGTTCCATCGCCTGCGTACCCAAATGCTGGGTTCGAGCGGGTGGCACAACAAGCTTGTTACTGATGAAGCAAGGCAGTATGTAAATGATGCTGTTTTGTCCACTGCTTTTCAGATAAACGAAGAGAGCAGTGAGTGGAAAAGTTTTGAAAGGGCATACAAAAGAAGATACAATGAGGAGCCAAACAGGGTTTCTGCAATGGGGTTTGATGCTGCTCAGTTGGTAATTAGAGCTGTAAACGAATCTGGCGGTAACTTCAACCGTCTGAAAAATTCCCTTTCAAACATCACCAACTTCCAGGGTCTGGCCGGAACTGTTTCCTTTAACAGTGAGTGCGGGGCAAATCAGGAAGCTGTTATAATGAGAATTGTTGAAGATGGGTTCATAAGGGTTTATTAG